A genome region from Myxococcota bacterium includes the following:
- a CDS encoding tetratricopeptide repeat protein: MTESWRRVGFALLLAGAAVWLYAPVREFPFLHFDDGQYVTGNPQVLRGLDAEGVRWAFTTFLASNWHPLTWLSHMADVSAFGSGPAAPHLENALLHGLCSALVFLALARLTGQAARSAAAALLFAVHPQHVESVAWVSERKDLLCAAFGLIALVVWPDWARGGRRWAYGVALAAQAAGLLAKPMLVSLPLLLLVLDAWPLRRAWSTRLLLEKLPFAALSLASSVMTLVAQGTAMQLEVDLPNRLDNALVALALTLGQSLVPVGLAVMYPHPVYWPLLQVLAAAALLAGLAAAAFALRRRAPYLAAGALWFAIGLGPTLGLVQVGFQARADRYAYLPQIGVAWAVVWGAADVLARVPAARALGPTLTVLAAAALAFGTRAQLQFWRSDSALWERALAVTGPNYYAETEYAMGLAAVGRIDESLPHFARAVELNPRWPRAQAHYAFALYYTGDPAGAAQHLERAFALTPEPGAASMWHVFYARALAQTGRFDAAAEHYEKQLALEPDTADALLGLAELRATAPSPPLRNGAEAQRLVTRACQLVSCEHPQQMDVRALALAASGDVAGATALEELALAQARQLGWDDGIPQLDSHLAVFRSGNAVVQRPPPQ; this comes from the coding sequence GTGACTGAGTCCTGGCGCCGGGTCGGCTTCGCGCTGCTGCTCGCGGGAGCGGCGGTCTGGCTCTACGCGCCCGTGCGCGAGTTTCCCTTCCTGCACTTCGACGACGGGCAATACGTCACGGGAAATCCGCAGGTGCTGCGCGGGCTCGACGCCGAGGGCGTGCGCTGGGCGTTCACCACCTTCCTGGCCAGCAACTGGCACCCGCTGACCTGGCTCTCGCACATGGCCGACGTGAGCGCGTTCGGCAGCGGGCCCGCGGCGCCGCACCTGGAGAACGCGCTGCTGCACGGGCTGTGCTCGGCCCTGGTGTTTCTCGCGCTCGCGCGGCTCACGGGTCAGGCCGCGCGCTCGGCGGCGGCGGCACTGCTGTTCGCGGTGCACCCGCAGCACGTGGAGTCGGTGGCGTGGGTGTCCGAGCGCAAAGACTTGCTGTGCGCCGCATTCGGGCTGATCGCGCTGGTCGTGTGGCCGGACTGGGCGCGCGGAGGCCGGCGCTGGGCCTACGGCGTGGCGCTCGCGGCGCAGGCCGCGGGATTGCTCGCCAAGCCGATGCTGGTGTCGCTGCCGCTGCTCTTGCTGGTGCTCGACGCGTGGCCGCTGCGCCGTGCCTGGAGCACGCGGCTCCTCCTGGAAAAGCTCCCGTTCGCGGCGCTCTCGCTCGCGAGCTCGGTCATGACTCTGGTGGCGCAGGGCACGGCGATGCAGCTCGAGGTGGACCTTCCGAACCGGCTGGACAACGCTCTGGTCGCGCTCGCGCTCACGCTCGGGCAGTCACTGGTGCCGGTCGGCCTGGCGGTCATGTACCCGCATCCGGTGTACTGGCCGCTCCTCCAGGTGCTGGCAGCGGCCGCGCTGCTGGCCGGGCTGGCTGCGGCGGCGTTCGCGCTGCGGCGGCGCGCACCTTATCTCGCCGCGGGGGCGCTGTGGTTCGCGATCGGGCTCGGCCCCACGCTCGGGCTCGTGCAGGTCGGCTTCCAGGCGCGCGCCGATCGCTACGCGTATCTGCCGCAGATCGGCGTCGCGTGGGCCGTGGTGTGGGGCGCGGCCGACGTGCTCGCGCGCGTGCCTGCGGCGCGCGCGCTCGGCCCGACGTTGACGGTGCTTGCGGCCGCCGCGCTGGCCTTCGGAACGCGCGCGCAGCTCCAGTTCTGGCGCAGTGACTCGGCGCTCTGGGAGCGCGCGCTCGCGGTCACAGGACCGAACTATTACGCCGAGACCGAGTACGCCATGGGCCTGGCCGCCGTCGGGCGCATCGACGAGTCACTGCCGCACTTCGCGCGCGCGGTCGAGCTCAACCCGCGCTGGCCGCGCGCCCAGGCGCACTACGCGTTCGCGCTCTACTACACGGGCGACCCGGCCGGCGCCGCGCAACACCTCGAGCGCGCGTTCGCGCTGACTCCGGAGCCCGGCGCCGCGAGCATGTGGCACGTGTTCTATGCGCGCGCGCTCGCGCAGACCGGGCGCTTCGACGCCGCCGCCGAACACTACGAGAAGCAGCTCGCGCTCGAGCCCGACACGGCCGACGCGCTGCTCGGACTGGCCGAGCTGCGCGCAACCGCGCCCTCACCCCCGCTGCGCAACGGCGCGGAGGCGCAGCGGCTGGTGACCCGCGCGTGCCAGCTCGTGTCCTGCGAGCACCCGCAGCAGATGGACGTGCGCGCGCTGGCGCTGGCTGCCTCGGGCGACGTGGCCGGCGCGACGGCGCTCGAGGAGCTGGCGCTCGCCCAGGCGCGCCAGCTCGGCTGGGACGACGGCATTCCGCAGCTCGACTCGCACCTGGCGGTCTTCCGCAGCGGCAATGCGGTCGTGCAGCGGCCGCCGCCGCAGTAG
- a CDS encoding MFS transporter has product MPFLPARCMARDDDFFARVSARGRGAPPGPEAAVLRRNLALLQTDGIAASIMVGSGETYLVAFALALGLGDIFAGYMATGPILAGAVLQLVSPWGVRRLGSHRRWVVLCAAAQAGCYLPLVVAGCVGALSGTALFAIATCYWATGMMTGAAWNAWVGTLVPKSLRSRFFARRTRAGQVAMLGGLLAGGAILHSGEESDLHLLAFAALFALAGIARAWSAWLLSQQSEPNPLVQPEPDPSSVARPLLAGNKRLLGYLLTLQVGVQVAAPYFTPYWLSPASLHLSYVGYTTLIATAFVSKIAALPWLGHLAARRGARRLLRWAGLSVVPAPALWTLSSHYGVFLGIQLYSGIAWGAHELATFLLFFDTIRPEDRTRVLTGYNLVNACAMILGTSLGALVLRHAGTGPDGYLLLFWLSAGARALTLPLLAWIPEADARRGLADRAEGPIQRLPEASDSPLAS; this is encoded by the coding sequence GTGCCGTTCCTTCCCGCGCGCTGCATGGCCCGCGACGACGACTTCTTCGCCCGCGTGAGTGCGCGCGGCCGGGGCGCACCGCCCGGTCCGGAAGCGGCGGTGCTGCGGCGCAACCTGGCTCTGCTCCAGACCGACGGCATCGCCGCGAGCATCATGGTCGGCTCCGGCGAGACCTATCTCGTCGCTTTCGCCCTCGCGCTCGGTCTGGGCGACATCTTCGCCGGCTACATGGCGACGGGGCCGATCCTGGCGGGGGCGGTGCTGCAGCTCGTCTCGCCCTGGGGCGTGCGGCGCCTGGGCTCCCACCGCCGCTGGGTGGTGCTGTGCGCGGCGGCGCAGGCGGGCTGCTACCTGCCGCTCGTGGTCGCCGGCTGCGTGGGCGCGCTCTCGGGTACGGCGTTGTTCGCGATCGCGACCTGTTACTGGGCGACGGGCATGATGACGGGCGCGGCCTGGAACGCGTGGGTGGGCACGCTCGTGCCCAAGAGCCTGCGCTCGCGCTTCTTCGCGCGCCGCACGCGCGCCGGGCAGGTCGCCATGCTCGGCGGCCTGCTCGCCGGCGGCGCGATCCTGCACAGCGGCGAGGAGAGCGACCTCCACTTACTCGCCTTCGCCGCGCTGTTCGCGCTGGCGGGCATCGCGCGCGCCTGGTCGGCCTGGCTCCTGTCGCAGCAGAGCGAGCCGAACCCGCTGGTGCAGCCGGAGCCCGACCCGAGCTCGGTGGCGCGCCCGCTGCTCGCGGGGAACAAGCGCCTGCTCGGCTACCTGTTGACGCTCCAGGTCGGCGTGCAGGTCGCGGCGCCCTACTTCACGCCTTACTGGCTGTCTCCGGCGTCGCTCCACCTGTCGTACGTGGGCTACACGACGCTGATCGCCACGGCGTTCGTGTCCAAGATCGCGGCGCTGCCCTGGCTGGGTCACCTGGCCGCGCGCCGCGGCGCGCGCCGGCTGCTGCGCTGGGCGGGCCTGTCGGTGGTGCCGGCGCCTGCGCTGTGGACCCTGTCGAGTCACTACGGGGTCTTCTTGGGGATCCAGCTCTACTCGGGCATCGCCTGGGGCGCGCACGAGCTGGCGACGTTCCTGCTCTTCTTCGACACGATCCGGCCCGAGGACCGCACGCGCGTGCTCACCGGCTACAACCTGGTGAACGCGTGCGCGATGATCCTGGGCACTTCGCTCGGCGCGCTCGTGCTGCGCCACGCCGGCACCGGCCCCGACGGCTATCTGCTCTTGTTCTGGCTCAGCGCCGGCGCGCGCGCGCTCACGCTGCCGCTCCTGGCCTGGATCCCGGAGGCCGACGCGCGCCGCGGGCTGGCCGACCGCGCCGAAGGGCCGATCCAGCGCCTGCCGGAGGCGAGTGACTCGCCGCTCGCCTCCTAG
- a CDS encoding SDR family oxidoreductase codes for MTTCAITGCASGIGLAIRRKLEAEGARVIGVDLRDAEVRADLSKADGRRAAVSGVLAACGGRLDRLVLSAGVGAHVRPPSLVTAVNYFGAVAPLDALFPALRAGESPAALVVGSNSAQLAPLEDHPYVTALLAGDEAEAARLADAGDSPIVAYMGAKHALGRAVRRRAGEWGRAGVRLNAIAPGPVKTPLLAGDLADPVTGPAIGKLSIPLGRMGEPEEVAELAAFLLGPRASWIHGSIHYIDGGNDAEIRPDRY; via the coding sequence ATGACCACCTGCGCGATCACGGGCTGCGCGTCGGGCATCGGGCTGGCGATCCGGCGCAAGCTCGAGGCCGAGGGCGCCCGCGTGATCGGCGTGGACCTGCGCGACGCCGAGGTGCGCGCCGACCTGTCGAAGGCCGACGGCCGGCGCGCGGCCGTGTCGGGCGTGCTCGCGGCCTGCGGAGGAAGGCTCGACCGGCTCGTGCTCTCGGCCGGCGTCGGCGCACACGTGCGCCCGCCATCGCTCGTGACTGCCGTGAACTACTTCGGCGCGGTCGCGCCGCTCGACGCGCTGTTCCCGGCGCTGCGCGCGGGCGAGTCACCGGCAGCCCTCGTGGTCGGGTCGAACTCCGCGCAGCTGGCCCCGCTCGAGGATCACCCCTACGTGACTGCCCTGCTGGCCGGCGACGAAGCCGAGGCGGCGCGCCTCGCCGACGCAGGCGACAGCCCGATCGTCGCGTACATGGGCGCCAAGCATGCGCTCGGGCGCGCCGTGCGCCGCCGGGCCGGTGAGTGGGGGCGGGCGGGCGTGCGGCTCAACGCGATCGCTCCCGGACCGGTGAAGACGCCGCTGCTCGCAGGCGACCTGGCGGATCCGGTCACGGGTCCCGCGATCGGCAAGCTCTCGATCCCGCTCGGCCGCATGGGCGAGCCGGAGGAGGTCGCCGAGCTCGCGGCCTTCCTGCTCGGTCCCCGCGCCAGCTGGATCCACGGCTCGATCCACTACATCGACGGCGGAAACGACGCGGAGATCCGCCCCGACCGGTACTGA
- the asnS gene encoding asparagine--tRNA ligase, protein MNDGSVKDLLARGRAGDAARVRGWLRTARHSKGVSFLDVSDGSCLAGVQVVCGPELANFEDEVRKLDTGCAVEVEGALVAPQGREQSLELHATRVTLVGRADADYPLQKKRHGFEFLRTIAHLRPRTNTLGAVLRVRNVAARAVHRFFQERGFVWLHSPIVTTSDAEGAGAMFRVTVPGHEGEFFGRPAYLTVSGQLEAEIGALALKNVYTFGPTFRAENSNTSRHLAEFWMIEPEMAFCDLRGDMALAEEFLRYVLRAVLEESAEDMAFFDERIQKGVRATLEHVAGAAFAHLSYGEAIAALERSGESFEFPVKWGADLQSEHERWLTERHVGRPVIVTDYPKEIKAFYMYANDDERTVRAMDVLVPKVGEIIGGSQREDRLDVLRARIRECGLDESHYGWYLDLRRFGSVPHAGFGLGFERLMLYLTGMANIRDVIPFPRVPGYAEF, encoded by the coding sequence ATGAACGACGGCTCGGTGAAGGACTTGCTCGCGCGCGGGCGCGCGGGCGACGCCGCGCGCGTGCGCGGCTGGCTGCGCACGGCGCGGCACTCGAAGGGCGTCTCGTTTCTCGACGTGAGCGACGGCTCGTGTCTGGCCGGCGTGCAGGTGGTGTGCGGCCCGGAGCTCGCGAACTTCGAGGACGAGGTGCGCAAGCTCGACACCGGCTGCGCGGTCGAGGTCGAGGGCGCGCTGGTCGCTCCGCAGGGCCGGGAGCAGTCACTCGAGCTGCACGCCACGCGAGTCACTCTGGTCGGGCGCGCCGACGCCGACTACCCGCTGCAGAAGAAGCGTCACGGCTTCGAGTTCCTGCGCACGATCGCGCACCTGCGTCCGCGCACGAACACGCTGGGCGCGGTGCTGCGCGTGCGCAACGTGGCGGCGCGCGCCGTGCACCGTTTCTTCCAGGAGCGCGGCTTCGTGTGGCTGCACTCGCCGATCGTGACCACGAGCGACGCGGAAGGGGCCGGGGCGATGTTCCGCGTGACCGTGCCCGGTCACGAGGGCGAGTTCTTCGGCCGGCCGGCCTATCTGACGGTCTCGGGCCAGCTCGAGGCCGAGATCGGCGCGCTCGCGCTCAAGAACGTGTACACGTTCGGCCCCACGTTCCGCGCCGAGAACTCGAACACCAGCCGCCACCTGGCCGAGTTCTGGATGATCGAGCCCGAGATGGCGTTCTGCGACCTGCGCGGCGACATGGCGCTGGCCGAGGAGTTCCTGCGCTACGTGCTGCGCGCGGTGCTGGAAGAGTCGGCCGAGGACATGGCGTTCTTCGACGAGCGCATCCAGAAGGGCGTGCGCGCCACGCTCGAGCACGTCGCAGGCGCGGCCTTCGCGCACCTCAGCTACGGCGAGGCGATCGCGGCGCTCGAGCGCTCGGGTGAGTCGTTCGAGTTCCCGGTGAAGTGGGGCGCCGACCTGCAGAGCGAGCACGAGCGCTGGCTCACCGAGCGCCACGTGGGCCGGCCGGTGATCGTGACCGACTACCCCAAGGAGATCAAAGCCTTCTACATGTACGCCAACGACGACGAGCGCACGGTGCGCGCCATGGACGTGCTGGTGCCCAAAGTCGGCGAGATCATCGGCGGCTCGCAGCGCGAGGACCGGCTCGACGTGCTGCGCGCGCGCATCCGCGAGTGCGGCCTCGACGAGTCACACTACGGCTGGTATCTCGACCTGCGCCGCTTCGGCTCGGTGCCGCACGCCGGCTTCGGGCTCGGCTTCGAGCGGCTCATGCTCTACCTCACCGGCATGGCCAACATCCGCGACGTGATTCCCTTCCCGCGCGTGCCCGGCTACGCGGAGTTCTGA
- a CDS encoding NADH:flavin oxidoreductase, producing the protein MTAPHDAFAPARLGSLALRNRVIKTATYEGMTPGGLPSADLVSHHRALAAGGVGLTTVAYCAVSSDGRTFAEQMTMRRETVGPLQRVTEAVHGAGGAASLQLGHCGWFTKNKELSTWLPRGPSPVVNQYGIAAGKPFGLAMRPGDIARVVEEFGTAAGLAREAGFDAVELHLGHGYLLSQFLSPATNRRSDAYGGSLENRARLSLAVLARVREVVGPDYPVLCKTNLRDGFRGGLELADSVALARLLESGGASALVLSGGFTSRSPFYLFRGRRPLAEMIAVEKSRLQKLALRWFGERVIREYPFEEMFFLAEARAVRAAVRMPLVLLGGIVSRANVERAMAEGFDFVAMGRALIADPDLVERMTSDPAVRSRCTHCNVCVAEMDAGGVRCVLDGPRLTT; encoded by the coding sequence GTGACTGCCCCGCACGACGCGTTCGCGCCGGCGCGACTGGGCTCGCTCGCGCTGCGCAACCGCGTGATCAAGACGGCGACTTATGAGGGCATGACCCCCGGAGGCCTGCCGTCCGCCGACCTCGTCTCCCACCACCGCGCGCTGGCGGCGGGAGGCGTGGGACTCACCACCGTCGCGTACTGCGCGGTCTCGTCCGACGGGCGCACCTTCGCCGAGCAGATGACGATGCGCCGCGAGACGGTCGGGCCGCTGCAGCGAGTCACCGAAGCGGTCCATGGCGCGGGCGGCGCCGCCTCGCTCCAGCTCGGCCACTGCGGCTGGTTCACCAAGAACAAGGAGCTCTCGACCTGGCTGCCGCGCGGCCCCTCGCCGGTCGTGAATCAGTACGGGATCGCGGCCGGCAAACCGTTCGGTCTCGCCATGCGGCCGGGCGACATCGCGCGCGTGGTCGAGGAGTTCGGCACGGCGGCCGGGCTGGCGCGCGAGGCGGGCTTCGACGCGGTCGAGCTGCACCTGGGCCACGGGTATCTGCTGTCGCAGTTCCTGTCACCCGCGACCAACCGGCGCAGCGACGCGTACGGAGGGAGTCTCGAGAACCGCGCGCGCCTGTCACTCGCCGTGCTCGCGCGCGTGCGCGAGGTCGTCGGCCCCGACTATCCGGTGCTGTGCAAGACGAACCTGCGCGACGGCTTCCGCGGCGGGCTCGAGCTCGCCGACTCGGTCGCGCTCGCGCGGCTGCTCGAGTCCGGCGGCGCGAGCGCGCTCGTGCTCTCGGGCGGCTTCACCAGCCGCTCGCCGTTCTATCTGTTCCGCGGGCGGCGGCCGCTGGCCGAGATGATCGCGGTCGAGAAGAGCCGGCTGCAGAAGCTCGCGCTGCGCTGGTTCGGCGAGAGAGTGATCCGCGAGTATCCGTTCGAGGAGATGTTCTTCCTGGCCGAGGCGCGCGCCGTCCGGGCGGCGGTGCGCATGCCGCTGGTGCTCTTGGGCGGCATCGTGTCGCGCGCCAACGTCGAGCGCGCCATGGCCGAAGGCTTCGACTTCGTGGCCATGGGCCGGGCGCTCATCGCCGATCCCGACCTGGTGGAGCGCATGACTTCGGACCCGGCGGTCCGTTCGCGCTGCACCCACTGCAACGTGTGCGTCGCCGAGATGGACGCGGGCGGCGTGCGCTGCGTGCTCGACGGTCCGCGACTCACAACCTGA